From the genome of Triticum aestivum cultivar Chinese Spring chromosome 3B, IWGSC CS RefSeq v2.1, whole genome shotgun sequence, one region includes:
- the LOC123065561 gene encoding putative D-cysteine desulfhydrase 2, mitochondrial, whose translation MRPAPVLAAGGRTLGNILSATEWMLPSPATQVHTISVLPSHSPSPAPQFAFSNLTTALKSSGGKGDEQGIFNVVRDDLLHPLANGNKARKLDALLPLLRRRGATDVITCGGCQSAHAAAVAVHCAEWGIRPHLLLRGEQLDVPTGYNLISLMFGNVTYASRSVYAHRDEMLYEHAKKVAGTGGSVLWADDIVRDDLSVDEETVLENDSRRVVIIKEGAGTVQALLGVIRLVEHLSSLSSFHNDEEVHVVVDAGTGTTAVGLALGAVCLGLNWRVTAVMLADTLERYQEQEKSLISDFKGLCHEDCHHMVGTDGLVHWVDRFSPRRFGKVLGGEIASCRQVAQQTGILLDPVYTLAAWEQAVDLCRGDGRGAKVAMIHSGGTLGLFGLAQRYSQHFAATANGQA comes from the exons ATGCGGCCAGCGCCGGTGCTCGCCGCCGGCGGCAGGACGCTCGGAAACATTCTCTCCGCCACGGAGTGGATGCTTCCCTCCCCGGCCACCCAAGTCCACACCATCTCCGTCCTCCCCTCCCACTCACCGTCCCCTGCTCCCCAGTTCGCCTTCTCCAACCTCACCACCGCGCTGAAGAGCAGCGGCGGCAAAGGGGACGAGCAGGGGATCTTCAACGTGGTGCGGGACGACCTCCTCCATCCCCTCGCCAACGGTAACAAGGCCCGGAAGCTCGACGCCCTCctgccgctcctccgccgccggggTGCCACCGACGTG ATAACATGCGGGGGTTGCCAGAGCGCCCATGCAGCAGCCGTCG CGGTCCATTGTGCAGAATGGGGAATCAGGCCACACCTACTGCTGAGAGGAGAGCAGCTAGATGTGCCGACAGGCTACAATTTGATCTCTTTGATGTTTGGCAACGTGACCTATGCATCTCGGTCGGTCTATGCACATCGAGATGAGATGCTTTATGAGCATGCCAAGAAGGTTGCCGGTACCGGCGGTTCGGTTCTGTGGGCTGATGATATCGTCAGAGATGATTTAAGTGTGGATGAAGAGACTGTTCTTGAAAACGATTCCAGAAGGGTGGTGATTATTAAGGAAGGGGCTGGTACTGTTCAAGCGTTACTAG GTGTTATACGACTGGTGGAGCACCTCTCTAGTTTGTCGTCGTTTCATAATGATGAGGAAGTCCATGTTGTGGTGGATGCTGGGACAGGCACAACAGCTGTTGGGTTAGCTCTTGGAGCGGTATGTCTAGG ACTTAATTGGAGGGTTACTGCTGTCATGCTTGCTGATACACTTGAAAGATATCAAGAACAGGAGAAGTCCCTGATATCTGATTTTAAGGGGCTTTGCCATGAAGACTGCCATCACATGGTCGGAACAGATGGTCTGGTTCATTGGGTGGACCGCTTTTCGCCGAGAAG ATTCGGCAAGGTGCTGGGAGGCGAAATCGCGTCGTGCCGGCAGGTGGCTCAGCAAACGGGCATCCTGCTGGATCCCGTGTACACCTTGGCCGCCTGGGAGCAGGCCGTGGATCTGTGCCGCGGAGACGGCAGAGGGGCCAAAGTGGCCATGATCCACAGCGGCGGAACCCTGGGCCTGTTCGGACTGGCGCAAAGGTATTCCCAACACTTCGCCGCGACCGCGAACGGGCAAGCTTGA